A section of the Apodemus sylvaticus chromosome 10, mApoSyl1.1, whole genome shotgun sequence genome encodes:
- the Spns3 gene encoding protein spinster homolog 3 isoform X4, which produces MSTECIRPPTGGPQSQNLSPGGKYGALASGACLPPSITASWSLPRWRAHLAAAVLCYVNLLNYMNWFIIPGVLLDVQKYFHISDSHAGLLQTVFISCLLVSAPVFGYLGDRYSRKAILSSGILLWSGAGLSSSFISYQVPFRPHGPSFHGKSLDLTMVLCWLIQYSWLFFLSRGIVGIGAASYSTIAPTVLGDLFVKDQRTCALAVFYIFIPVGSGLGYVLGSTVAELTGNWRWALRIMPCLDAVALALLILLVPDIPRGAAEKQGEAAVRAPRSSWCEDVRYLGRNWSFVFSTLGVTAIAFVTGALGFWAPKFLFEARVVHGLQLPCFQGQCHSQDSLIFGALTVATGIIGVMLGAEASRRYKKVNPRAEPLICASSLFATAPCLYLALILASRTLLASYVFLALGELLLSCNWAVVADILLGLTIQHPLVWNSVWTSLASSS; this is translated from the exons ATGTCCACAGAGTGTATCAGGCCTCCCACAGGAGGCCCACAGAGCCAGAACCTGAGCCCAGGTGGGAAGTATGGGGCCTTGGCTTCAGGAGCATGCTTGCCTCCCTCCATAACTGCCTCCTGGAGCCTGCCCCGCTGGAGAGCGCACTTGGCTGCGGCTGTCCTCTGTTATGTCAACCTTCTGAACTACATGAACTGGTTCATCATCCCAG GAGTGTTACTGGATGTCCAGAAGTATTTTCACATCAGTGACAGCCATGCTGGTTTGCTGCAGACAG TCTTCATCAGCTGCCTGCTGGTGTCTGCACCTGTGTTTGGCTACCTGGGTGACCGATACAGTCGCAAGGCTATCCTGAGCTCGGGAATCCTGCTGTGGTCGGGGGCTggcctctccagctccttcatcTCCTACCAG GTCCCTTTTAGGCCCCATGGCCCCTCATTCCATGGGAAATCTCTGGATCTTACCATGGTCTTGTGCTGGCTTATCCAGTATTCCTGGCTCTTCTTCCTGTCCCGGGGGATTGTGGGTATCGGTGCAGCCAGCTATTCCACCATTGCACCCACTGTCCTGGGTGACCTCTTCGTGAAGGACCAGCGGACCTGTGCACTGGCTGTCTTTTACATCTTCATCCCTGTTGGAAG TGGTCTGGGCTATGTGCTGGGATCAACGGTGGCAGAGCTGACAGGGAACTGGCGTTGGGCCCTCCGA ATCATGCCCTGCTTGGATGCCGTGGCCTTGGCTCTGCTCATCTTGCTGGTTCCAGACATACCCCGAGGAGCAGCTGAGAAACAGGGAGAAGCGGCTGTGAGGGCTCCAAGGAGCAGCtggtgtgaggatgtcagatatTTGGGGAGAAA CTGGAGTTTTGTGTTTTCAACCCTTGGAGTGACAGCCATAGCCTTTGTGACCGGAGCTCTGGGCTTCTGGGCACCCAAGTTTCTGTTTGAAGCTCGAGTGGTCCATGGCCTGCAGCTTCCCTGCTTCCAGGGGCAGTGCCACAGCCAGGACAG CCTGATTTTTGGGGCACTGACCGTGGCAACTGGTATTATCGGTGTCATGCTGGGGGCAGAGGCCTCAAGAAGGTACAAGAAGGTGAACCCCAGGGCCGAGCCCCTCATCTGTGCTTCTAGTCTGTTCGCTACAGCTCCCTGCCTCTATCTGGCTCTCATCTTGGCCTCACGGACCCTCCTGGCCTCCTAT